The genomic DNA GTTACTGTCAGATTTTTTAAGAAGCTCTTCATGCTGAGTAACTGGCAGCTGAACTCTTTAAAATCTTGAAATCTTGAAAACCTAATTTTGGTGCTGATTTCTCTGCAACACTAATATCCTTTCCTTAACAGCCTAATCAAATAACAGTATTTTTCAGCAGCAACAAAGAAGATAATTTGTTGTTGAAAGCAAGTAATTAAGATAGATCACAAAGTACAGAGTAAAAACTACAGTTCACATTTTACTGGAGAGAAACTTGATGTCATAGGTTCATAGCCATAAAATGATTAACAGTGCTGTTCTAGAGATGGCATCACAATAATATAGAGATAAAGTGTAATTCAAATTCATTGCTGAGAAACTTGATTTCAACGATACATAGGGATAAATGAGTGGCAGTGCCACTTTAAGCTCATTCATCTTGTCTTATATAACAAATTATCATTGATGTTTCTTTGTGGGAATTTTTAAAGAATGGATAAACCTCTCCTGAGAATGAACAATCGTTAAATGTGAACAACACAGACCTGTCAGTTACATTGAAAAAGGTCACCTGCCTGTCTTGGTAACTAAGGTAAACTCCAATTTTCTTGGGCTTTTTCTGCACCATGATCCGGGTCCATGGATCTGTTTTTGCCCAATAATCTCTCCCACTCAGACCCAGAGCCCAGAATCCCTCTTTAGGGGACAGAGGAAGTTTTCCTTTTCTCTGTATGGATTTTCTGGCCACTCCCAGGtcccagtcagcactgctgatgaCATCGACCACCCAGTAGTGTTTTCCAGAGAAGAATCCTTCCGAGCCCAAAACACAGACAGTCGAATCGAACCTCTCTGGAGTTGGTGGAACTTTTTGTGGTTGGGGTTCATGAGTAAATTTCTTATCCCCAGAAATGGAGAGGTTGGGGTGAGCTGTGTCTGGATTAAGAGTGATGTCATCTGCAAAGAGAGAATTTAAGAAACCCTTGTCTAATTGCAGTATAAACTGGAACATGGTAGATATGGCTTGTGGGCCAATTCCTGCTGTCCTTACTCAGGTAAAATGCCTACTGATAATGGGTTTTGTTCTATTCCGACAATTTGGttacactgaaatatttcagagatATGATCTTTGATTAAATTTTACACAGAAATAGGAGAGGTCCTGAAATGTTTATCTTATTGATACTCAAAAATATTGTGCCTGATTCTGAGATAAGTTAAATGAttgaaagaacagaatgagtAAGGCCTGATAGGAAATGGAGTAAAGTCCCAGTTGTTATCTCCATAATAGCAATATGTTCTGTTTCTAGTTTTTATAAACTATGAAGATGATTTCTGATTGCCAGGAGAGATGTGAATTCTGTTACCTGCATAGGTGAGAGCCTTTCTCCAATCTGAAATGAAAGTGAGAAACAACAGACATTGAATTCACAGAGGCATCTACTGCCAATTTTCCTCCTTTTAGCAGCACAAATATCCCAGGCTGAGGATAACTGATGatcaaagtgggtgaggtaatatcttttactggaccaatttcacccaccttgtctctctaatatcctgggaccgacatggctacaactacactgcagatAACTGAGGCTGTCAGACACAACACAGAGTGATGTACTTGTGCAGAAAAGAGAAAGTAAAACACATTAATGGTACACACACACTGTGGTTATTGTACAATTTTGGGCCCCATATGTGGCTCTCATGGAGTCACCAGTTCCGTCCTTCACTGATACCTCAGTCTCAAGCAGAGGCAACAGACCACAAGAAAATATGTGTGGTGATGCTGGGAATGTGGGGAGCTGCATTATTACTGTCTTGAGCTGCTGTCTTCCCTGTTATGAGAGAGATGAAAATGAGCTACAGAAGCAAGGGAGATAGGCGGAGAGGAATACAAgagacccagccctgctcccttcaAATAACCTAGAGGGGAATGTGTTTAAGGGTGGTGAGGGAGGAGAGTGGATGAGATAGAAAAATATCATTGCACAAAGATAACCAAGGTAATCAGATGTTTGTGTGATAATGTTGCACCTCTACTTACTGATATTTCAACTGGGCAACACCTTTCAAAGTCAAATCAACTCAGACCTGCCAGTTCTGTGGGATTTCAGATAACCTCTAATTTGCCAGGTCTATAGGATTTCCCCATAATTCACAGGTTTTCAGATGTTTCTATAGGGTAACCCCACTCTGACTGGCTACCTGCCCAACTCATTTGGCTTATAGCCTATCAGAGCTGCTGCCCATACTGAGAGACAGGCTCTTTCCTCAACAAATGATGAAGGCTTCTCCATTCCTATCTCACTGTACCAAAAAGGTGGGAGTGCTCCTGAAGTCCTCAATCCTTTCACCACTGTGCCTGCAAGGAAGGCACCAATCCATGTGGTCTCTGCTACTCCTCTCCCCTCTCTAGCTCCATCAAGGCCCTTAGGTCAGGAGTGGAAGTGAAGAGATTCCCTCTCTACTAGTCCCCAAAGACATGGAGGTGCACCCCTCAGGCCTGGCCAGTGTTacaggcattggagaggctcccACACCCTTCAAGCTTTGCAGGAGTGTTTGTCTTGCCCTCCCGAGACCtcagggggacaggagggggcggTGGAGAAGACACAATTGATATACTAAAAAATCAGCCAGGGTAATAGAATATTTCATATTTTGAGTGTGGGACTCAGACACATGGTCACTATCTCACAGGACATGATCCTACTGCAATTATTGACATCACTGACAAAATCCAAACCAGACACGTTGTTAGGGCCTAACTCTCTCTATATTCACAGACATGTAAGGAATtatttggggtgaaattcatccctgcacAGAGAGCAAGTGCTAGGACTCTGCAGCACAAGGTACACACCTATGCCCTATTTTGAAGGAATGTGTGGGATATAAGTGACACATAGCCCATTGCACATGAGAGACTTTCACTCAATGGGAGCAGGAATTGATGTGTAGCATTCATCTGTCCAACCTAGCAAATTTTATCAAAATAATATTCTAACAAAAACAAAGATCCCTCAGTTCCCTCATTTCTAACGGTAACAACTTAATTTCTATTTGCATCACTTTTCCACCATGGAATTGAATTAACTTTTGCATTCAAAGAATCAACACACACTTACTCAGTTCTGCTTGGAGTTcatctgcaaagaaaaaaaaatttttttaatgcACATACCTCTTGTGAATTTCAGCTGGGTTAGCCAGCAGATATTATATCTCTCCCAAAAAGCTTTGAAACTGATACCTCCCACAAATTATGTTGCAAGTGCCAAATCAGACTCATCCCACTACTGTAAACACCTCAATAAATCCTGTCACTGCAATAAAGGAAATTCTGAATATTGTCACTGCTTTAGAGATGCTACACACTGCCTCTTTCTGGAGTCCAAACACAGGACATGAGATTAATTAAAAgattattaggaaaaaaatatttttactccCATTACTTCTAACAGTGAGCCCTGCACAGCTCTTTACAGAGGTTTTACTAAAATAGTCAGTTTAATAGAACTATATTGAAGAAGAACCAATTCAAAGCTACTTTTTTCTGCTTTGGTAGTCATCTTTTCTTACATTCagtggtgtttgtgtgtgtaatgGGTTAACAAATACTCACAAATATTACATTGTAACCACTTCCGAAGCCTTCACTATGAAACACCCCACATATTCCACTGTCACACACTCCCAACTGCTATTCCCATGCTCAGTATCCAACCAGACTCATCTGCCAGCCCTGACAGGCCTCTGAATAAACCTCACCCCATGAAGAGGAAAGCCCAAACCTTCTCTCAGCATGGAAGCTCTACAGACTCCTTGTCTTCTCATGGAAACTGCTCTCACAACCCATCACTCCCATCTGCTAAACCCTTTTCATCGACACACTGACAATCATCAATCTCTCTTGTATTCACAGTTCTTGTCCCGCAAAACATATCCTCCAAATATTACGCAACCAGACATCCTCCAAGCCACAGAAGTCAACGGAAATTAACCTTTTTCTGTCTGGATTCTTcctgaaaaataaaaagaaaaccatGTGTTTAACCATGAACTTCCAATTTTGTCTCCATTGCATACAGAAATAATGGAATAACCAAAACCAAGACAAAGTTTggtaatttataaaaaaaatattgtaagtACAGAAATAGTAAAATGCACAAATCAAAGCCAATGGTATTGTATACCACTTCAGATTCctagattccaatgccagaagagaccattgtgattataCATCCTGAATCCTGGGATGAGATAGGTCACAGAACTTTCCTAAAGTAATTCCTAGCGAACCttggtaaatttttccaatgcttaattacccTCATCATTAAAATTTTgcttcttatttccagtctgaatttgtataGCTTCAGCTTGTAACTCTAGATCatgataatagaatcatagagtctcagggttggaaggaacctcaggaggtcatctagtgcaacctcctgctcaaagcaggacctatccccaattaaatcatcccagccagggctttgtcaagcctgaccttaaaaccctCTAAGAAAGGAAAAAACTTTTAAGGAAGGAAAAatgttataccttcctctgctagactgaagagcccattaacagagaaagacataacatgatccaatggaagTTGAAATTAGACAATGTCAGACTGGAAATTAAAGCTGATTGGGAATGTTTTCTAAGAAATTGTCTTTAGTTGAAAAATGctgattcttcatcactgaaaCTGTTTGAGAAATAGTGTTCTGTTCACTGAAAGAATGAATCAAAAAACTTTTCATAAAAGAAGGTTTGAGTTTTTAAAAACATCccgagtggggagggaggttcaCCCACCACCCACGGCAATGGgcttttaatacatttcaaaatcTGTATAAGGAGTTTGATATCCTAAAAACAAGCTAGTTTTTTATTTACTAATGCATGGTTTTgggttgtttctttttttctctctttttgaaTGTCAGGTATGTTAAATGTTTCCTACactgtaaaacaaaaatattttgaacaatttctttgatactttaaaaaaaatcttctcataTGAAAGAAACAGATGGGAAAAAATTACATCAACAACAAATGCCCCAGGGTGGATACAAATccatgattttatttaaaaaaatcagacttctttaatttaaatcagatttttttaaatttaaatttaaaactttttcttttttttctttttcttttttaatgcaaACATATTTATAATTAAATTTCAAGGTGCCAGTCCATGTTGGCTCTGCTACTCTTCTCCCCTCTCTAGCTCAACCAAGTCCCTTAGGTCAGGAGTGGAAGTGAAGAGATTCCCTCTCCAGCAGCCCCCAAAGACATGGAGCTGCATCCCTAATGCCTGGCCAATGTGATTtatttggggtgaaattcatccctggacAGCGAGcaagtgtaaggggactgttggttggctggctcccagcactaaaagaaagaggaaggttcgatgggaaatcaggacctgagactgacagtccccaggaacaatggggagaggccaatgctccaggtcatccTGATTGACAGGTCAGGAGGCCAGGGCAAGGGTCCCTTCCTCCGTGTgggctggaattgcctgggttaGACAGAGTGTGGGATGAGCTAAGGAGAAACCAGGGGCcccagctgagctggggagcagagctgtgccagtcagagggcccagaaaagcagcccagggagcagatcctgtgctgggagcagagctggagccccagagccagagacacagcccagggaaagcagatcctgtgctgggagcagggcttcagccacagagccagagcggctagagaagcagcccagggtgctggagccagagcagcagcatcagtgctgaggcagagtggagctggagctagaACAGTGGAGCTGGGGCAGTCTGGAGCCAGATGTGGTGAGCAACTGCAGCCAGCCAAGGGGAgaccttgggcaaagggcccagtgcagaaagacacccccagccaagggtccttgcaggccagactgggagggggatcttaacccgacagggggctgatgctgggaagaagggtcccacaaCCCAAAGCCCaaaggtgtgtggccaccaccagagcaaaTCTCCatcccacagcatccctgcagcacagccagggcctgagaaggaggcctgggacctacaaggaacagactttgaactgccctgacattccagagacatCATTTGTAGTGTTCCCTGCCACATCCTGGGTGATGTGTTTTCTTAACCTTTCCCCAttcttccttattcttttttaaattaattgctgATTAAATacattgtatttgctttaaattgtatgtaatgatcagtgggtcagggaagtgtccaGTGCCGAGAGAGCACCCCAGTGTGGGGACACCTTAGCCCCTGTCCTAAGtggccacagcagggttgggggcctaGCCCCCCAAGAATCCTGgacccagccttgttggggttacaaggactctgccagacaggagagtggaaggggagtcctcgaggGTAGGGAGGCCtatgggtaaaggaagtgggagcgaggactcagatcctttcgctaggccacttcaccggggtagcacagaagccaggaaagttccccacaatagcgggaccattacCCTTGCTTACACAAGCACTAGAACTCTGCAGCACAAGATATACACCTATGCCCTATTTTGAAGGGATATGTGGGATATAAGTGACACATAGCCCATTGCATAGGAGAGACTTATACCCAATGGGAGCAGAAATTGATCTGTAGCATTCATCTGTCCTAGCAAATTTTATGAAAATAATATTCGAACAAAACCAaagatgcctcagtttccttatttcTAATGGTGAGAACTTCATTTCTATTTGCATCACTTTTCCACCATGGACTTGAATTAACTTTTGCATTCAAAGAATCAACACACACTTACTCAGTTCTGCCTTGAGTTcatctgcaaagaaaaaaaaaattttaatgcACATACCTTGTGAATTTCAGTTGGGTTAACTAGCAGATATTACGCCTCTCCCAAAAAGCTTTGAATATGATACCTCACACCAATTATGTTGCAAGTGTCCAAACCAGACTCATCCCCTACTGTGAAACACCTCAATAAATACTGTCTCTGCAATAAAGGAAATTTTGAATATTGTCACTGCTTTAGCGATGCTATACACTGCCTCTTTCTGGAGTTCAAACACAAGACATGAGATTAATTAAAAgattattaggaaaaaaataacaGTGAGCCCTGCACAACTCTTTATGGATGTTTTACTAGTATAGTCAGCTTAATAGAACTGTAGTGAAGAAAAACCAATAAAAAGTTACTTTTTTCTGCTTTGGtagtcatttgtgtgtgtgtgtgtgtgctgtgtgtgtgcaaTGGGTTAACAAATACTCACAAATATTACATTGTAACCACTTCCAAAGCCTTCACTATGAAACACCCCACATATTCCACTGTCACCCACTCCCAACTGCTATCCCCATGCTCAGTATCCAACCAGACTCATCTGCCAGCCATGACGCGCCTCTGAATAAACCCCACCCCATGAAGAGGAAATCCCAAACCTTCTCTCAGCATGGAAACTCTACAGACTCCTTGTCTTCTCATGGAAACTGCTCTCACAACCCATCATTCCCATATGCTTGTCTCTTTTCATCAACACACTGACAATCATCAACCTCTCTTGTATTCACAGTTCTTGTCCCCCAAAACATATCCCCCAAATGTCACACAACCAGACATCCTCCaagccacagaagtcaatgggacttaaccGTTTTCTCTCTGAATTCTTCatgaagaagaaaaacaaaaagaaaaccatgTGTTTAACCCCGTACTTCCAATTTTCTCTCCATGGCATACAGAAATAATGTAATAACGAAAACCAAGACAAAGTTTGGTTAGTTATAAAATATTGTAAGTACAAACGTAGTAAAATGAATCAAAGCCAATGGTACTTGTATACCACGGCAGATTCctagattccaatgccagaagagaccattgtgattataCATTCTGAATCCTGGGATAAGACAGGCCACAGAACTCCCACAAAGTAATTCCTGGAGACCCTTGGTAAAtgtttccaatggttaattaccctcagcaTTAAACATTTACtaattatttccagtctgagtttgtctagcttcagcttgtAACCCTAGATCATGttacaccttcctctgctagactgaaaagccaTTAGCAGAGAATGGCACAACATGATCCAACGGAAGTTGAAATTAGACAATGTCAGACTggaaattagagctggttgggaatgttttcaaagacATGGTCTTCAGTTGAAAAATGCCGATTcttcaaaactgaaactgtttgaAAAATAGTGTTCTGTTCACTGAAACAATGAATCAAAATGCTTTTAATAAAAGattggagtttttttttttaaaatcccatttcAATATTTTTGTAATGAGAAGTTTCGAATTTGAATTTTaacatcaagatttttttttcatttagaattTTAGGTAATGgtatataaaaacattttaaaaaagcaaatacttcaaaatctaaacaaaacatttcaaataatATGTGttaattgacttaaatggaactgGGTTGGGCTTTTGGTTTGTGAAACATTTCAAGATTACAACTGTTCATCCTGCTTCAAGAtgggaaaatgttttgaaatgttgAAAATTCTAATGGGACAGGAAAACCAACTCCGTCCTACTACTACTAATAGACTTTTTAAAACAAGGAGACTTTGGTAAAGAGCTGTTTCGCATATGATAAAGTTTGAGAACATTTGTCCTAGTTCTTGTAGGTGAAGCTGGAGGGCATCCCGTGAAAAGGTAAAGAAGGTGTCCCCACCTTCTAACACAGCCCATCACCATTTCATCTTTTGCTAAGCGCAGGAGTGTCTGGTTTTACACGTTCTGATGATGCACATAAGGAATGTACTGAAGCCTTCAGCCCTTTCATCTCAGTGCTCAGCTAGGAAGGAGCCAATCCTTGTTGGCTCTGCTACACGACTCCCCTCTCTTGTTCCACCAAGCCCCAAACACCAGGAATTGTAATGGAAAGACTTCTCACTACCAGCCCTCAAACACATGGGGGAGAGAAGAAGAAATTCCTTCCTGCACCCATCAGGTGAACACCATGGCCAGGGTGACGGGGCTTGGAGGGGCTCCAACACCACTGAAGCCTGACAGAAATGTGTGCCTTTAACTCTCCAGGCCTCAAAGGGGGGTGGATGGTCGATTACTAAAATATATAGGGGGAAAAACAGAAAAAGTAACGGTGTATATTTTGACA from Mauremys mutica isolate MM-2020 ecotype Southern chromosome 15, ASM2049712v1, whole genome shotgun sequence includes the following:
- the LOC123350340 gene encoding butyrophilin subfamily 1 member A1-like — translated: MCIKIFFFFADELKAELNWRKALTYADDITLNPDTAHPNLSISGDKKFTHEPQPQKVPPTPERFDSTVCVLGSEGFFSGKHYWVVDVISSADWDLGVARKSIQRKGKLPLSPKEGFWALGLSGRDYWAKTDPWTRIMVQKKPKKIGVYLSYQDRQVTFFNVTDRSVLFTFNDCSFSGEVYPFFKNSHKETSMIICYIRQDE